From the Musa acuminata AAA Group cultivar baxijiao chromosome BXJ3-7, Cavendish_Baxijiao_AAA, whole genome shotgun sequence genome, one window contains:
- the LOC135586977 gene encoding WAT1-related protein At5g07050-like, translating into MGGRGEVMRRALPYIIMITLQFGDAGKSILSKASLGSGMSQYVLVVYSHAFAALSMAPLAFILERKVQTKMTKRVFLWIFALGFLGPVMDQIFYYAGLKHTSATISSTMSSITPAMTFVVAVLTGMEKVDLKKVIYQAKVGGTLVTVAGAMLMALYKGPPVELVWGKHAHSLGSNSPAVTESSSNNWFMGSGFHILPTLASASLSLLREETLKQYSARLSLMTWIYFVGTLEATVVTFVLEHKPAVWTIGFDINFLAAAYAGIVTSSVAYYVEGRVIEKRGAVFASAFNPLRMIIVAIMGASFLNEKIYLGGVLGAILIVIGLYSVLWGNSKQE; encoded by the exons ATGGGTGGCCGCGGCGAGGTCATGCGGAGGGCATTGCCCTACATCATCATGATCACCCTCCAGTTCGGCGATGCCGGAAAGAGTATCCTCTCGAAGGCGTCGCTCGGCAGTGGGATGAGCCAATACGTTCTTGTCGTCTACAGTCATGCCTTTGCTGCTCTATCCATGGCTCCTTTAGCGTTTATTCTAGAGCG GAAGGTGCAGACTAAGATGACGAAGCGGGTGTTCTTGTGGATATTTGCGTTGGGatttcttgg GCCTGTTATGGACCAAATCTTCTACTACGCCGGCCTGAAGCATACATCTGCTACCATCTCATCCACCATGAGCAGCATCACGCCGGCCATGACCTTCGTGGTGGCCGTGCTTACCGG GATGGAGAAGGTGGATCTGAAGAAGGTGATATACCAGGCGAAGGTGGGCGGGACTCTGGTCACCGTTGCCGGCGCCATGTTGATGGCACTCTACAAAGGACCTCCAGTGGAGCTGGTTTGGGGCAAGCATGCCCATTCTCTTGGATCCAACTCACCGGCCGTCACCGAGTCGAGCAGCAACAACTGGTTTATGGGCTCCGGCTTCCACATATTGCCCACCTTAGCTTCGGCTTCTCTGTCTCTCCTTCGG GAGGAAACACTAAAACAATACTCTGCTCGGCTGTCTCTCATGACATGGATTTACTTCGTGGGGACATTGGAAGCCACAGTAGTCACTTTCGTCTTGGAGCACAAGCCTGCTGTTTGGACCATAGGCTTCGATATCAACTTCCTCGCTGCTGCTTAcgct GGAATCGTCACATCCAGCGTCGCATACTATGTTGAAGGGCGGGTGATAGAGAAAAGAGGGGCTGTGTTTGCGTCAGCCTTCAACCCTCTTAGGATGATCATAGTAGCCATCATGGGCGCGTCCTTCCTCAACGAAAAGATCTATCTCGGAGG CGTTCTCGGGGCGATCCTCATTGTCATCGGCCTCTACTCTGTTCTTTGGGGAAACAGCAAGCAAGAGTAG